Genomic DNA from Dehalogenimonas lykanthroporepellens BL-DC-9:
GATTCCAGTTCCAGCTGAGTAACAACACGTTCATCCTTGCCGTACAGGTATTCTACCGGTCGGTATTCATTCGCTCCGGTGGCTACGATAACAGCGCCGACCTTGAGTTTGCCGGTCTGACCATCTTCAGTATATTCAATAACGAAATTACCGGCGGAACCTTCGAAGGAAGTGACCTCGGTATTCAGATGCAGGGTAATTCCCGGATGGACCTTCACTCTTGCCATCAATTCATTCAGCTTGGTCTGGGGGTCCTCACCGGATCTACCGAATTTTACCCGCCGCAAGTTTCCGCCAAGCTCATCCGTTATTTCCATCAGATGGGTACCGAAACCGGCATCGGCCAGGTCGAGAGCCGCTGTCATTCCGGCCAGCCCGCCGCCGATTACCAGACCTTCGTTACAGACTGACATATTACCCGGATACAACGGTTTGAGATGCGACACTTTGACCACAGCCAGGCGAACGATGTCCTTGGCTTTACTGGTCGCCTCTTCGGGCTGGTTCATGTGCACCCAGGAGCACTGATTCCGGATATTGGCAATTTCCATCAGGTACGGGTTCAAACCGGCTTCTCGCATGGTGTCCTGAAACAAACCTTCATGGGTCCGCGGAGTACAGGCGGCAATTACTACCCGGTTCAACCCGTTATTGATTATAGCCTGCTTGATTTTCTCCCCGGCATCGGATGCGCAAGCAAAAAGGGTGTCATCGACAAACGCCACGTTTTCCAAATTCCTGGCGTCCTCTACAACGGTTGGAATGTCGACAACCGAAGATATATTCTTTCCGCAATGGCAGACAAAGACCCCGGTTCTGATTTCTTCCCCGATCGGTCTTTCTTCAGGATAAGTACGTTCTTTTACCAACTGTCCGCGTTCATCGGCCAGCAAGGCCAGAACACGCGAAGCCGCCGCCCCGGCCTGGACCACCGTGTCGGGAATATCTTTGGGTGATGTGAAAGTACCGACAGCATACACACCTTCGACATTGGTCGCTACCGGATCCATACCTTCTGTGGCACAGAAGCCGTCGGGGGTGGTCTTGACACCGAGCTTTCCGGCCAGTTCCTGTCCGGCTACCGACGGCCGCAAACCACAGGACAACATTACCATTTCAAAGGTCTCATCCATCATGCGGCCTTGTTCATCCTGATAGCGGACGATGATGTCGCTATTAGCCGGAATCTGTTTCAATGACGAAGGCTGGCAACGAACATATCTGACCCCGGCTTTTTTTGCTCTTTCATAATAAGACTCAAAACCTTTGCCGTAGGCTCTGATATCTATATAGAAGATGGTGACTTCAATTTCGGGGTGATGTTCTTTGAGTATCAGTGCCTCTTTGGTGGCGTACATACAGCAAACGGCAGAACAAAAATCAGCCGATATTTCCCTGGACCCGACACACTGAATAAAGGCTACTTTCTTAGGTAACTGACCATTTGAAGGGCGAGCTACCTTTCCGGCCGACGGGCCGGAAGCCGACAGCATACGCTCAAACTGCAGACTGGTCAATACGTCGGGATACCGGCCATATCCCAATTGAGGCTTTTCGTTAGCATCGAACAGATCATAGCCAGGTGCCATGACAACCGCACCGACATTTATCTCGATTTCTTCGTCCTGCTGGTCCAGCAGTACGGCATTGGCCTCGCAGAACATTTCACAGGCGCGGCATCCTTTGCCTTTTTTGAAGAATATGCAGTTATCCTTGTCAATGACCGGCACGTTAGGCACAGCCTGCGAATAGAGGGTATAAATCGCCTTGCGCTTGGCCAAGCCTCGGTCAAATTCACTTTCGGTTTTTGCCGGACACTTTTCAATACAGACATTACAGCCGGTGCATTTGGATTCATCGACACATCGGGCTTTCTTCTTAATTCTCACCTTGAAGTTGCCCGCTTTCCCTTCATAACTGATGAACTTGGAATTAGTGATAAGTTCAATATTCAGATGCCGGTCAATATTCACCAGCCTGGGTGATACGGTACACATGGCACAGTCGTTGGTGGGAAAAGTCTTGTCCAATTGAACCATTTTCCCGCCGATGGCGGGGGCTTCTTCCAGCAGATAAACCTTGATACCAGCTTCAGCCAGGTCGAGCGCAGTCTGCATGCCGCCGACGCCTCCACCGATAACCAAAGCCGCGCCAATCTTGTTTTCCCCCATCTGCTACACCGCCCTCGTCAATACTTGTTCAGACTCAACAAAATGCTTGCCCAACATCAGATCCTTTTCTGGGACACCAATAGCCAGGGCCACCAACTCGGTAAAATAATATATGGGCAAATCGTATCGCACGCCCTTTTTCGCCAGGTCTTCCTGCCTGACGTCCAGGTTCAACTGACAAAAGGTGCAAGGCACCGCCACAGCGTTCGCCCCGACCGATCTGGCATCATTCAATATGCGGCTGGTCAAGTCAAGGACTATATCAGGCCTGGTGATCGACAGCGAGCCGCCACAGCACTCTACCTTGTGCGACCAATCGATTGTCTTTATGCCTACGGCGCTAAGGATTTTGTCCATGGTCATCGGGTATTCGGGGTTGTCCAGAAAACCAGTCTCTTTATGAGGCCTGACCAGAAGACAACCATAGTAGCTGACAACCTTGAGATGCGATAGGTCCCTGACAACCAGTGATTTCAATTTTGCCAGATTGTCTTCCCGGGCGAGTATTTCCAGAGGATGAAATACGCCAATTTCTTTTTCAAATTTATGCTCAATGATTTCTTCAATTTCTTTTTTAACCCGACGGTCTTCGTCGTCTTCATACTGCGCTACCTTGAACCGGTTATAACAGGCGGTACAGGGCACCACGACTTCATCCAAACCCATTTTCTCTATTTCCGCCAGGTTTTTCAGCGGCAGAGTTTCCGCCAGGAGCACGGAAGAATTGTGGGCCAGAGTAGAGCCGCAACAAACCCATTTCTTAGGCTCTTCTAGCTCTATTTCCAATTTATCGAATACCCGCATCAGGGACTGATGATATTCCCTACCGGTGGACCGCAGAGAGCAACTGTTGTAATAGGCGTATTTCATGAACCGGCCAACTCCTGTTCCTTTTTGGCAACTCTTTGAAAGATCTTTTTCATCTCATCGGCATTCTGTGAATGCGGGATTACTTCCAGCTTGCCTTTTTTCAGCATTCTCAATCCCAGACCGAAATCCCGCCCCAGCGTACCGGTCTTCAGGGACAGTAAACCTGCCACACCGGCTTCGTACATCATCCCGTACCGCTTAACCAGATTAAGGCCGGTGCGGTAAAACTCAGCCACTGCGGGTTCCCTGGGCTTGATGCCTTCCTTGATGGCGATATTGGCCAGCGCATCCATGACCATCAACAAACCGGTATCCTGAGGACATCTGCCGGTGCAGGTGCCACAGGCAACACACAGCCAATAGGTATTGGAATTGAGTACTATATCCTTCAGCCCCAGCCTGACGGCATGAATCACCTGGGTGGGTGTCATATCCATGTATTCATTGAGCGGGCATCCGGATGTGCATTTGCCGCATTGATAGCACATGTTGGCATCCACGCCGTGCATGGCTTTGATATTGCCGGCAAGTTCGCTGATATGTCCGGGCAACAATTCGTATTCGAGAACGACTTGGGTTTCAGTCATACCACAACACCTCAACCTCTGTCTTTGTAGTCCGCTTGCCATACGGTTGACGACAAAATTACCAACCTGCGGGTTTGAGCAGTAATTATTACCATCTGCCTCTGACAGGTAGTACTATATCCAAAGTACCATGCCAAAATATTAGCTTAATCGGCTGATTTTGTCAATCGTTTTAGTACCGGGGCGAAGGTTTTTGACCATATATGGATGACTCAGTAAATAACCATGGCTCTTATAATAATTCCTGACGCCGACCCCGGACAGCACTGCCATTCTGCTGACCCCGAATTCATCAACAGCAATTCTTTCAGCCTGGCTGATTAGGCGCCGGCCAAGACCCTGATGTTGAACCGAATCGGAAGCAGTCAGGCCGAATCCAACTTCAGGTCCATAGACGTGGAGTTCGCGAATCAAGCCCAGCGGACCGCCGTCCGGTGATAAAGGCGCCGGAATTGTTTCCTGGAAACGCAGTCGCAACAGCCCAAAAAGAGTCTCATTGTCGTCTTCCAGCGAAAGAAATACTTCATGACCCCCAGCGGCCTCATAATCCAGTCTCCGCAATTCCGGTGTCCCTATCGCCAGCTTACGGTTTGAACGATGTCCATATTCACGGCACCGAACGCATCGACATTCGGCCCCTTCATCTTCCAGCAGTTGTCTCACTTTATCCCGCAACGAGTTTTTCAGCCCGCCGTTTATATATTCAGCGGGGATATCCCGAAGCACCCGGGAAATCCTGACATATGGCGGAATCAGTTTTTTGATGTCCGCTATCAATCTCACCATCATGCCATCACTGTAAGGTCGGTACCGACCGGAACGATACCATTCATCCAGTTCGGTACCTTCAACCACCATCGTTGGGTATAATTTAAGACCGTCCGGCCGGAAATCCGGGTTATCGAATATCATTTTGGTCAGCCTGAGATCGTTTTCCGTATTTGAGCCGGGGAGCCCGGGCATCCAGTGATAGTGCACCTTCAACCCCGCTGTCCGTAGTCGTCGAGTGGCCTCCACTACCGCTACCACATCATGGCCGCGTTTCACCTGTTCGTACACACGGTCATCCGGCATCTGCACACCCAGTTCAACTCGGGTGGTGCCCCAGTTAATCATGCGGGCTATTTCAACCTGCCCGCAATAATCCGGCCGGGTCTCGATACACAAGCCAACGGCGCGATGTTCTGCCAGCTCATTATTTTGTTGCGCTTCTTCCAGACTTCCCGAAGAAGAGCCATTAAGAGCATCGTAGCAATCCTTGATATAGTCAGTCTGGACATCCGGCGGATTGGAAAGAAAGGTGCCGCCCATGATGATAAGCTCCACTTTGTCAGTTGGATGCCCCATATCTTCCAGGATTTTAAGTCTAAGTTTTACCTGTTCGACAGCATCATAATTCCTAGATGCTGCTCGCATGACCGCCGGTGAATGAGGGGTATAACTGCGCGGAATACCACTGAATTCAGGACAATAGACGCATTCACCGGGACAACCCGCCGGTGGAGTCATCACCGCCACGGGGGTGACTCCCGATATGGTTCTGGTTTTCTTTTTCATGAATATGATGGTTTAATTATACATTAACTTATCAGGTGGCAGGAATTTATACCGATGGCCCCACATAAACCAGAAGCCGAGTTCGACGATATCGCGCCCGCATGGTACGGTTTCCGGCACTATACCATCTTCCGTACTGAGCTTGAATCTCTATCCAGACACTGGCACTCCGGCCGCCTGCTCAACGCCGGTTGCGGCCACGGGGCTGATTTTCTCCCCTTCCGGCAGAATTTTGAGCTATTCGGCATCGACATATCCTCGGAAATGCTACGCTATGCGGAAAAATTCAAAATCAAGCACCGTTTTGATGCTGTCTTGCGACAGGAGGACATGAGGTCCCTGGATTTCCCTGACAATTATTTCGATTTTGCCATCGCTGTGGCCAGCCTGCATCACCTGGACAGCCCGGAAAGCCGCCGTCAGGCCTTGGCAGAAATTCACCGCGTCGTCCGTCCCGACGGCGAAATTTTTCTGACCGTGTGGAATGCCTGCCAGCCACGCTTCTGGTTCAGCCGACGTGATACGCGCATTCCCTGGAAAACCGGGGATAAAACTGTTTTTCGCTATTATCATTTGTTCACCTACCGAGAAATCGAACGTCTGGCAAAGGACGAAGGCTTTACTGTTATGTCATCCAGGCCGGAGGCCTTCTTCCGAGGTCCCCTGAAGTATTTTTCCCGAAATATCTGCCTTCACCTGCGAAATTCTGTCGTGTGATTTGTTCACTGCCGGTTAAACTGATACCATTTAGCGACAGTTCATCATCCGGCCAAGGAGTGACAGTATGCTGGTAAACATAACCTGCCCTCAATGCAACACTAGCGGTGGTTTTTCCATCAGTGACGAACGATATATCGGCCCCTATCGTTGCTGGAAATGCCGCGCCGCCATGAAAATCCATTTGGAACGTAACAGGCTGGAAAGTTGTGAAATCATGAGCGAAGAGGAATTCACCCGGTTCGAGCAGGAAATGGAAATCCGCCGTAGAGCTCGCGGCGGCCGTTGACCTGTCTTATTGGGTCACGCCGTGATCAATTGGTAACGGGATGAGGGTCATTATCAGAGCGTCTTCCCGGTTATCAGTGTAGTACGCCCGCCTGATGCCAGTTTCAACGAAGCCGCAAGCCGAATACAGCTTCTGGGCCCCATAATTACCGGCCCTGACCTCCAGAGTCATGCAGTGTGACTGCCTCTTGGCCGCCTCCTCAATCAGTTCCCGAAGCATTAGCCGTCCCAGACCTTGCCGCCGGCAATCCTTCCTGACCGCCAGACCGATAATATGGGCTTCACCAGCCATTATCCAGAACCCCCCGAAGGCAATGATTCGTCCTTCTTCCCTTTCGTGTGACGCCATCCAGCGTTTAACCTTGCCGGCGACACCGGTTCCACTGATTTCATCAATGGTCGAAGCATCCTCACCCGCGGACGGTCTTTCCACCATCACCAAATACGTGGCCAGTTGATTTTCCAGTTCCCGGTGGTAGTTCATAGGTGGCCACATCGTAGGAAAGGCTTCCCGGTCAATAGCCGTAACCTGAGCGACATCCAGTCGGCACATTGGCCGGATAACGATATCGTTACTCATCAGCGGACTGATGCCTCTTCAGCGCTGTAACGACAGCCGCAGTATCGCTGACGATAAAGGCCCAGCGGCCGCGTCAATTTTCGGCTGTCAGAGTAACGTTTTCTGATATCTGTATACTTGAACTTCACCCCGTATTCATCGGCCGCCGTCAGCCCGGCGTCTCGCACTATCTTGTGATACTGTTGCGGACTTATAAGCAGACTGGTGGTAAAGCCATCATATTTTTCCGAAGCGGCAAATCCGGCTGTCGCCTGTAATCTGAGCGAATAGCAGACCGAACACCGAGCCGGCTTCTGCTTCTCCTCTGTCAAAGCGTCATCATACTCATCTGGGCGATAATCACCATCAACGACAAGTTCGATTCCCGAGTCGGTCAGATACCGACGAAGCGCCTGCAATCTTTCCTGGTGTTCATCGGTGGGATGTATATTGGGATTATACCAGTATGAGGTTACATCGAAACCCTGCTCTCGCCAGTATCTCAATGTATAGGCTGAGCAATGAACACAACAGCAATGTACCAGCAACATCGGAGCTTTCATTGTCTTCGGGAGCCTGCCATTCCTTTGGTTTCTTTAATGACTACGGCTTCATATCAACGAAGCCTGAGAGGAATTTTTTACTGAATAAGGAATTTGCAGATGGTCATACGCCGCCCTGGTAGCTACCCGGCCACGAGCTGTTCTTTCCAAAAATCCCAACTGCATCAGATAAGGTTCGTAGATATCCATAATGGTGTCCGAATCTTCACTGATAGCCGCCGCCAGCGTTTCCAGGCCGACTGGGCCACCGGAAAATTTTTCAATAATGGTTCGTAGCAGATGGTGGTCGATACTGTCCAGGCCGACACCGTCCACCTCCAGCCTTCCCAAAGCGGCTCCAGCGATATCAGCGTCAATGCTTCCGTTTTCCTTCACCTGAGCGTAATCACGAACCCGCTTCAACAGCCGGTTGGCCACCCGGGGCGTACCGCGCGCGCGACAGGCTATCTCCCTAAGTCCTGCGTCATCGGCCTTAACGTCCAATATCCGAGCGGACCGCCTGATTATGGATTCTATTTCCGAATCGTTGTAATACTCCAGCCGGTAAACTGAACCGAAACGATCACGTAACGGCGAAGACAGCATGGCGTATCGGGTGGTAGCGCCTATAAGTGTAAAGTGCGGCAGTTTGATACGCAGATTTTTAGCGCCGGGTCCCTTACCGATAACGATATCCAGGGCAAAATCTTCCATGGCAGGATAGAGGATTTCCTCAACGGTTCTTCCCAATCTATGAATTTCATCGATGAACAGCACATCATTGCTCTGAAGAGAAGTCAAAATAGCCGCCAAATCACCGGGACGCTCAACTGCCGGGCCGGCTGTAATCCGGATATTGACCCCCATATCCCGGGCGATTATATGGGCCAGTGTGGTTTTGCCAAGCCCCGGAGGACCATAAAGCAACACATGATCCAGCGCTTCTCCCCGGCCTCTGGCGGCTTCCATGGTAATACCCAGGTTGTCTCGAAGCCGCTCCTGTCCAATAAAATCATCGAGTGATTTCGGCCGGAGACTGTTCTCCGCCCCTTCCTCTTCGTTGACGGATTGACTGGAAATGATTCGTTCGTTCATGTCGTTTACTGGCATTATAACACATCATTCCTTATGGAAAAGGGAGAGCCTGCAGGCTCTCCCTTTTCTCTATTCTTGACTGAACAGTGCTTCAGATTACAGGTTGTTCCAGTTGTTCAATCTGAACCAGTTTGGCGGCTTCAAGTTCCGCGGCCCTTTCCGAAGTGGCATCGCGGCAAGACTGGCATTGCGCCGGTATCAATTTACCAATAATGACATTTTCCTTGAGCCCGGCCAGAATGTCCTTCTTGCCGTGAATAGCCGCATCGGTCAACACTCGAGTCGTCTCCTGGAATGAAGCGGCCGCCAGCCAGGACTCGGTGGACAGACTGGCCCGGGTGATACCCATAAGCACGGTATGAGCTGTTGCCGGTTCACCGCCTTCGGCCAGTACTTTGTTGTTGATATCTTCGAAACGGAACTTGTCCACCAGTTCACCTGGTACCATTTCAGTATCCCCGGAAGTATCCACCCGAACTTTATTCATCATCTGTCTGACAATGACTTCAATGTGTTTGTCGTTGATATGTACGCCCTGGGAGAAGTACACTTTCTGGACCTCCTCTACCAGGTAACGCTGTACTGATTCCCTACCGAGTACCGACAATATATCCTGCGGATTGATCGACCCGTCGGTCAGTTTCTGCCCGGCTTTGACGGTCTGCCCGTTGATTATCAGGATGTGAGTGGAGGCGGGAATCATGTAATCACGCTCATCGATATCTTCGTAACGGATTACCAGTTTATCACCTTCCAATGAAGCGCGACCGCTGACTCTGGCTACCAGCACCGACTCCCCATCAGCCGTCAGGTGAACCGCGTCTTCTGCATTCTCAGGCGCGGTGGCCAGCACTGAACCCATATCAACCACCTGCCCGTCTTTAACTTCAACCCGCCACCCGGCCGGAAGTTCATATTCGTCCTGATACGTTTCCCGTGCCACGACATGAACGCTTCTACCTTCATCACTTTCGATGATTTCAACTACACCGTCGATCTCGGTAATGATGGCCTGAGCCTTTGGTGGTCGGGCCTCAAACAACTCCTCAACCCGAGGCAGACCGGTAGTAATGTCAGTACCAACCACACCACCGGTGTGGAACGTCCGCAGAGTCAGCTGGGTGCCTGGTTCACCGATACTCTGAGCCGCCAGGATGCCGACCGCGGTAAAGAACTCAACCGGCTTCCCACGACCCAAATCTCTCCAGTAACACTTCTGACAGATACCGCGCTGTGAACCGCAGGTCATCGGCGACCGGACATAAACGCCGGTTACGCCAGCCGCGGCAA
This window encodes:
- a CDS encoding FAD-dependent pyridine nucleotide-disulfide oxidoreductase (PFAM: FAD-dependent pyridine nucleotide-disulphide oxidoreductase; fumarate reductase/succinate dehydrogenase flavoprotein domain protein; FAD dependent oxidoreductase; 4Fe-4S ferredoxin iron-sulfur binding domain protein~KEGG: drm:Dred_1328 4Fe-4S ferredoxin iron-sulfur binding domain-containing protein) is translated as MGENKIGAALVIGGGVGGMQTALDLAEAGIKVYLLEEAPAIGGKMVQLDKTFPTNDCAMCTVSPRLVNIDRHLNIELITNSKFISYEGKAGNFKVRIKKKARCVDESKCTGCNVCIEKCPAKTESEFDRGLAKRKAIYTLYSQAVPNVPVIDKDNCIFFKKGKGCRACEMFCEANAVLLDQQDEEIEINVGAVVMAPGYDLFDANEKPQLGYGRYPDVLTSLQFERMLSASGPSAGKVARPSNGQLPKKVAFIQCVGSREISADFCSAVCCMYATKEALILKEHHPEIEVTIFYIDIRAYGKGFESYYERAKKAGVRYVRCQPSSLKQIPANSDIIVRYQDEQGRMMDETFEMVMLSCGLRPSVAGQELAGKLGVKTTPDGFCATEGMDPVATNVEGVYAVGTFTSPKDIPDTVVQAGAAASRVLALLADERGQLVKERTYPEERPIGEEIRTGVFVCHCGKNISSVVDIPTVVEDARNLENVAFVDDTLFACASDAGEKIKQAIINNGLNRVVIAACTPRTHEGLFQDTMREAGLNPYLMEIANIRNQCSWVHMNQPEEATSKAKDIVRLAVVKVSHLKPLYPGNMSVCNEGLVIGGGLAGMTAALDLADAGFGTHLMEITDELGGNLRRVKFGRSGEDPQTKLNELMARVKVHPGITLHLNTEVTSFEGSAGNFVIEYTEDGQTGKLKVGAVIVATGANEYRPVEYLYGKDERVVTQLELESLVSENRVQARTIVMVQCVGSRDEKHPYCSRLCCIQAIKNSIKLKARYPETDVFILYRDIRAYSLHEAEYSRARKLGVRFIRYEEGQNPEVAVEKDSLKVSVIDQVLKAKINIPADLVVLSTGVVPGEDQKLAKLMKVPFSDDGFLMEAHIKLRPVDSPVEGVFLAGLAHSPKLAEESIAQAGAAAAKAAAILSKDSIRLEACVSEVLDENCDGCAYCVDPCPYDAISLLEYNFKGGLKKTVEADPAKCHGCGVCMATCPKKGIMVKNFYLDELSEMVATIMNPV
- a CDS encoding CoB--CoM heterodisulfide reductase (KEGG: mta:Moth_0810 hypothetical protein~PFAM: protein of unknown function DUF224 cysteine-rich region domain protein) — encoded protein: MKYAYYNSCSLRSTGREYHQSLMRVFDKLEIELEEPKKWVCCGSTLAHNSSVLLAETLPLKNLAEIEKMGLDEVVVPCTACYNRFKVAQYEDDEDRRVKKEIEEIIEHKFEKEIGVFHPLEILAREDNLAKLKSLVVRDLSHLKVVSYYGCLLVRPHKETGFLDNPEYPMTMDKILSAVGIKTIDWSHKVECCGGSLSITRPDIVLDLTSRILNDARSVGANAVAVPCTFCQLNLDVRQEDLAKKGVRYDLPIYYFTELVALAIGVPEKDLMLGKHFVESEQVLTRAV
- a CDS encoding putative heterodisulfide reductase, C subunit (KEGG: chy:CHY_0927 putative heterodisulfide reductase, C subunit), with product MTETQVVLEYELLPGHISELAGNIKAMHGVDANMCYQCGKCTSGCPLNEYMDMTPTQVIHAVRLGLKDIVLNSNTYWLCVACGTCTGRCPQDTGLLMVMDALANIAIKEGIKPREPAVAEFYRTGLNLVKRYGMMYEAGVAGLLSLKTGTLGRDFGLGLRMLKKGKLEVIPHSQNADEMKKIFQRVAKKEQELAGS
- a CDS encoding Histone acetyltransferase (PFAM: Radical SAM domain protein; GCN5-related N-acetyltransferase~KEGG: dev:DhcVS_551 radical SAM superfamily~SMART: Elongator protein 3/MiaB/NifB), giving the protein MKKKTRTISGVTPVAVMTPPAGCPGECVYCPEFSGIPRSYTPHSPAVMRAASRNYDAVEQVKLRLKILEDMGHPTDKVELIIMGGTFLSNPPDVQTDYIKDCYDALNGSSSGSLEEAQQNNELAEHRAVGLCIETRPDYCGQVEIARMINWGTTRVELGVQMPDDRVYEQVKRGHDVVAVVEATRRLRTAGLKVHYHWMPGLPGSNTENDLRLTKMIFDNPDFRPDGLKLYPTMVVEGTELDEWYRSGRYRPYSDGMMVRLIADIKKLIPPYVRISRVLRDIPAEYINGGLKNSLRDKVRQLLEDEGAECRCVRCREYGHRSNRKLAIGTPELRRLDYEAAGGHEVFLSLEDDNETLFGLLRLRFQETIPAPLSPDGGPLGLIRELHVYGPEVGFGLTASDSVQHQGLGRRLISQAERIAVDEFGVSRMAVLSGVGVRNYYKSHGYLLSHPYMVKNLRPGTKTIDKISRLS
- a CDS encoding Methyltransferase type 11 (PFAM: Methyltransferase type 11~KEGG: dev:DhcVS_550 ubiquinone/menaquinone biosynthesis methylase); this encodes MAPHKPEAEFDDIAPAWYGFRHYTIFRTELESLSRHWHSGRLLNAGCGHGADFLPFRQNFELFGIDISSEMLRYAEKFKIKHRFDAVLRQEDMRSLDFPDNYFDFAIAVASLHHLDSPESRRQALAEIHRVVRPDGEIFLTVWNACQPRFWFSRRDTRIPWKTGDKTVFRYYHLFTYREIERLAKDEGFTVMSSRPEAFFRGPLKYFSRNICLHLRNSVV
- a CDS encoding conserved hypothetical protein (KEGG: det:DET0609 hypothetical protein) encodes the protein MLVNITCPQCNTSGGFSISDERYIGPYRCWKCRAAMKIHLERNRLESCEIMSEEEFTRFEQEMEIRRRARGGR
- a CDS encoding ribosomal-protein-alanine acetyltransferase (KEGG: deg:DehalGT_0544 ribosomal-protein-alanine acetyltransferase~TIGRFAM: ribosomal-protein-alanine acetyltransferase~PFAM: GCN5-related N-acetyltransferase); this translates as MSNDIVIRPMCRLDVAQVTAIDREAFPTMWPPMNYHRELENQLATYLVMVERPSAGEDASTIDEISGTGVAGKVKRWMASHEREEGRIIAFGGFWIMAGEAHIIGLAVRKDCRRQGLGRLMLRELIEEAAKRQSHCMTLEVRAGNYGAQKLYSACGFVETGIRRAYYTDNREDALIMTLIPLPIDHGVTQ
- a CDS encoding protein of unknown function DUF208 (PFAM: protein of unknown function DUF208~KEGG: det:DET0607 hypothetical protein), coding for MKAPMLLVHCCCVHCSAYTLRYWREQGFDVTSYWYNPNIHPTDEHQERLQALRRYLTDSGIELVVDGDYRPDEYDDALTEEKQKPARCSVCYSLRLQATAGFAASEKYDGFTTSLLISPQQYHKIVRDAGLTAADEYGVKFKYTDIRKRYSDSRKLTRPLGLYRQRYCGCRYSAEEASVR
- a CDS encoding Holliday junction DNA helicase RuvB (TIGRFAM: Holliday junction DNA helicase RuvB~PFAM: AAA ATPase central domain protein; Holliday junction DNA helicase RuvB domain~KEGG: deg:DehalGT_0542 Holliday junction DNA helicase RuvB~SMART: AAA ATPase), whose protein sequence is MPVNDMNERIISSQSVNEEEGAENSLRPKSLDDFIGQERLRDNLGITMEAARGRGEALDHVLLYGPPGLGKTTLAHIIARDMGVNIRITAGPAVERPGDLAAILTSLQSNDVLFIDEIHRLGRTVEEILYPAMEDFALDIVIGKGPGAKNLRIKLPHFTLIGATTRYAMLSSPLRDRFGSVYRLEYYNDSEIESIIRRSARILDVKADDAGLREIACRARGTPRVANRLLKRVRDYAQVKENGSIDADIAGAALGRLEVDGVGLDSIDHHLLRTIIEKFSGGPVGLETLAAAISEDSDTIMDIYEPYLMQLGFLERTARGRVATRAAYDHLQIPYSVKNSSQASLI